In Mesoplodon densirostris isolate mMesDen1 chromosome 5, mMesDen1 primary haplotype, whole genome shotgun sequence, a single window of DNA contains:
- the NDUFB5 gene encoding NADH dehydrogenase [ubiquinone] 1 beta subcomplex subunit 5, mitochondrial isoform X1: protein MAAMSLLRRASVSAVAALSGRRLDTRLVFGGFLTRDFPKTVAPVRHSGDHGKRLFIIKPSGFYDRRFLKLMRFYILLTGIPVAIGITLVNVFIGEAELAEIPEGYTPEHWEYFKHPISRWIARTFFDSPEKNYERTMAILQIEAEKAELRLKELEVRSLMRARGDGPWYQYLTIDKTLIDHSPKATPDN, encoded by the exons ATGGCAGCCATGAGTTTGTTACGGCGGGCTTCGGTCTCTGCAGTGGCCGCTCTGTCTGGCCGCCGCCTTGACACTAGACTTGTATTCGGGGGCTTCCTCACCCGTGACTTTCCGAAGACTGTCG CTCCTGTGCGACACAGTGGAGACCATGGGAAAAGACTGTTTATCATCAAGCCTTCTGGATTCTATGACAGACGTTTTTTGAAATTAATG AGATTCTACATTTTGTTGACTGGGATTCCAGTAGCAATTGGCATAACTCTGGTGAATGTATTCATTG GTGAAGCTGAGTTAGCAGAAATTCCAGAAGGCTATACCCCAGAACACTGGGAATATTTCAAG CATCCTATATCAAGATGGATTGCCCGAACTTTCTTTGATAGTCCTGAAAAGAATTATGAAAGAACAATGGCTATCCTTCAAATTGAAGCTGAAAAAGCTGAATTACG GTTAAAGGAGCTGGAAGTACGAAGTTTAATGCGTGCAAGAGGCGATGGTCCCTGGTATCAGTATCTGACCATTGATAAGACACTTATTGATCATTCTCCAAAAGCAACTCCTGAcaactaa
- the NDUFB5 gene encoding NADH dehydrogenase [ubiquinone] 1 beta subcomplex subunit 5, mitochondrial isoform X2 gives MAAMSLLRRASVSAVAALSGRRLDTRLVFGGFLTRDFPKTVAPVRHSGDHGKRLFIIKPSGFYDRRFLKLMRFYILLTGIPVAIGITLVNVFIGEAELAEIPEGYTPEHWEYFKVKGAGSTKFNACKRRWSLVSVSDH, from the exons ATGGCAGCCATGAGTTTGTTACGGCGGGCTTCGGTCTCTGCAGTGGCCGCTCTGTCTGGCCGCCGCCTTGACACTAGACTTGTATTCGGGGGCTTCCTCACCCGTGACTTTCCGAAGACTGTCG CTCCTGTGCGACACAGTGGAGACCATGGGAAAAGACTGTTTATCATCAAGCCTTCTGGATTCTATGACAGACGTTTTTTGAAATTAATG AGATTCTACATTTTGTTGACTGGGATTCCAGTAGCAATTGGCATAACTCTGGTGAATGTATTCATTG GTGAAGCTGAGTTAGCAGAAATTCCAGAAGGCTATACCCCAGAACACTGGGAATATTTCAAG GTTAAAGGAGCTGGAAGTACGAAGTTTAATGCGTGCAAGAGGCGATGGTCCCTGGTATCAGTATCTGACCATTGA